The Mytilus galloprovincialis chromosome 4, xbMytGall1.hap1.1, whole genome shotgun sequence genome contains a region encoding:
- the LOC143070884 gene encoding neuropeptide F receptor-like, which translates to MSLLQRTNMLKNAFQDKENRINDSVKEKILQEFRNEDHWFDPTTETYLIIFYCAVIFIGTFSNVVICFIVWKNNNLRKPRNIFIVNIAVCDIIMCTFCMPFSLVKLTMKNWHLGLFLCKVVPSLQNIDIFVSTFTIVAIALDRYWAIVHASRNIHMRTVLYMLLFIWALALFCCIPMILFHEVHIVYGETVNQEDFQICMEVWPSDNLKIVYTLFVTVVQYLMPLLIVSIIHSKICCVLRMRVTKDPITDNEMQRALRDVKRHRRNMLLLTAIAITFGITWLPWTVLNITADINVEMFLHKKFLLIYAICLLIAMSSACANPVLYGWFNLNFRDAFTNSLIFWRKDSTDSQEMVTFNKTSNERKS; encoded by the coding sequence ATGTCTCTGCTGCAACGCACAAACATGTTGAAGAATGCATTCCAGGACAAAGAAAACAGAATAAACGACAGTGTTAAGGAGAAGATTTTACAGGAATTTCGTAACGAGGATCATTGGTTCGATCCTACCACAGAAACATAccttattatattttattgtgcAGTTATTTTCATTGGAACCTTTAGCAATGTTGTCATTTGCTTCATCGTTTGGAAAAATAACAACTTGCGTAAACCTCGAAACATCTTTATAGTGAATATAGCAGTATGCGATATTATCATGTGTACCTTTTGTATGCCTTTCTCTCTTGTAAAATTGACCATGAAAAACTGGCATCTTGGATTGTTTTTGTGTAAGGTTGTACCATCTCTTCAAAATATCGATATTTTCGTCTCTACTTTCACTATTGTTGCGATTGCACTCGACCGTTACTGGGCAATAGTGCATGCGTCGAGAAATATCCATATGAGAACCGTATTATATATGCTGTTATTTATTTGGGCATTGGCACTGTTCTGTTGTATTCCGATGATTCTGTTCCACGAAGTTCACATCGTGTATGGCGAAACCGTAAATCAAGAGGATTTCCAAATATGTATGGAAGTATGGCCGTCTGATAACTTGAAAATTGTATATACACTGTTTGTCACGGTTGTTCAATACTTGATGCCTTTGTTAATTGTATCTATCATTCATTCAAAAATCTGTTGTGTTTTGCGCATGCGGGTCACAAAAGATCCAATAACAGACAACGAGATGCAGCGTGCGCTTCGCGATGTGAAACGTCACCGGCGTAATATGCTTCTGCTTACTGCTATAGCGATTACATTCGGAATAACTTGGCTGCCATGGACTGTTTTAAACATAACAGCTGATATAAACGTTGAGATGTTCTTGCATAAAAAGTTTCTTTTGATTTATGCAATCTGCCTTTTAATAGCCATGTCGTCTGCGTGTGCTAATCCGGTGCTTTACGGATGGTTCAACCTGAATTTTAGAGATGCCTTCACAAACTCGTTAATTTTTTGGAGAAAAGATTCGACAGATTCACAAGAAATGGTTACATTCAACAAGACTTCGAATGAAAGAAAATCGTAA